One region of Paralichthys olivaceus isolate ysfri-2021 chromosome 12, ASM2471397v2, whole genome shotgun sequence genomic DNA includes:
- the fbxo34 gene encoding F-box only protein 34, with the protein MHLKSHPKLMRSELRLDAASVQTSSQRNSLFVSQQGELLKTCSSKHGKISSSRHPFSVISTDPLCFGNTTDGNISSSVASLRLKPPCGSALQFLSPPPLGGRNDRLRLYQTATEDADAPLDIWTVIRPGHVREKIAIFASEGGGIEAVGSESTSISSSGIWDRTLPVCANHAAVSCQTRTIKAKGSWEENCSAKRRRRSGSNQCQRPRVQDTQHNREPSPQRSDSPQRSEVRRHEGEEVTEEEQQKVSVVEMVAFLEQRTSEQQIDSKPALAVQRSSTTITLYRPQAPEARQGSEVSVEELESISVSDMVAKLESECLKRRTEGDLSRNNSLRRTVGRVLLAAGDQGSAPSRPASSSVTLSMTSSASLSSLLGAQSPISCSKTSFRDTCLSSDHTPSPDTPPSLFSDKAGGVGGDMQCSGTETEPPPGLLFLSLLPVVDSDPTPLLTEPCPPALGYSPNSDSQSDNRGRRKADGCQEGEVIGASLCSDAMLLSRRASVSQDFLEMRQRLQQLLEPQPYLAVLPHHLLVKIFLLLPTQSLAALKCTCLYFKFVIENYGVRPADSLWVSDPRYSDDPCKQCKKRYGRGDVSLCRWHHKPYCQALPYGPGYWMCCHGAHRDAPGCNVGLHDNRWVPAFHSINVPIYRRSLIDN; encoded by the coding sequence ATGCATCTGAAGTCACATCCAAAGCTCATGCGCTCCGAGTTACGTTTGGATGCGGCCAGTGTTCAGACATCATCCCAGCGGAACAGTCTGTTTGTGAGCCAACAGGGGGAGCTGCTGAAGACCTGCAGCAGTAAACATGGCAAAATCAGTAGCAGCCGGCATCCATTCAGCGTCATCTCGACCGACCCGCTTTGCTTTGGCAACACAACAGACGGCAACATCAGTAGCAGTGTGGCGTCGCTGCGGCTGAAGCCGCCATGCGGCTCCGCCCTGCAGttcctctctcccccaccaTTAGGCGGCAGGAATGACAGACTCAGACTGTACCAGACCGCCACTGAAGACGCTGATGCCCCGCTGGACATCTGGACAGTCATCAGGCCTGGACATGTCCGAGAGAAGATCGCCATCTTTGCatcagagggaggagggataGAGGCGGTGGGCAGTGAAAGCACCTCCATCAGCAGCTCAGGCATTTGGGACCGGACGCTGCCAGTGTGTGCAAACCATGCGGCCGTGTCGTGTCAAACACGCACCATAAAGGCAAAGGGGAGCTGGGAGGAGAACTGCAGCGCCAAACGACGCCGCAGGTCTGGCAGCAATCAGTGCCAGAGGCCCCGAGTCCAGGATACTCAACACAATCGTGAGCCATCTCCACAGCGCTCCGATTCacctcagaggtcagaggtcaggcgGCATGAAGGCGAGGAGGTgacagaggaagagcagcagaagGTGTCAGTGGTGGAGATGGTGGCATTCCTAGAGCAGAGGACGAGCGAGCAGCAGATAGACAGTAAACCTGCTCTTGCTGTCCAGAGAAGCTCCACCACCATCACGCTCTACAGACCTCAAGCCCCCGAAGCCAGGCAGGGCTCAGAGGTCagtgtggaggagctggagagcaTCAGTGTGTCTGACATGGTGGCGAAGCTGGAGTCGGAGTGTCTGAAGAGGAGGACGGAGGGAGATCTGTCGAGGAACAACAGCCTGAGGAGGACGGTGGGACGAGTCCTGCTCGCCGCTGGGGACCAGGGCTCTGCCCCATCCCGTCCAGCATCATCATCTGTGACACTatcaatgacatcatcagcttcTTTGTCATCGCTGCTGGGAGCTCAGAGTCCAATCAGCTGCTCAAAGACGTCGTTTAGAGACACCTGCCTCAGCTCTGACCACACCCCCTCACCGGACACGCCCCCCTCACTCTTCTCAGATAAGgctgggggggttgggggggacatgcagtgcagtggcacagagaCGGAGCCTCCGCCCggcttgttgtttttgtctctgcttcctgttgttGATTCAGACCCCACCCCTCTCCTCACAGAGCCCTGCCCCCCTGCCTTAGGTTACTCTCCTAACTctgacagccaatcagataATAGGGGGAGGAGAAAGGCTGATGGGTGTCAGGAAGGGGAAGTTATAGGTGCGAGTCTTTGCTCTGACGCCATGCTGCTGAGCCGCCGTGCATCGGTGTCGCAGGACTTCCTGGAAATGCGTCagcggctgcagcagctgctggagccaCAACCGTACCTGGCCGTCTTGCCGCATCACCTGCTTGTGAAGatcttcctgctgctgccgaCACAAAGCCTCGCCGCACTCAAGTGCACTTGCCTCTACTTCAAGTTTGTCATCGAGAACTACGGCGTCCGGCCCGCTGACTCGCTCTGGGTGTCCGACCCCCGTTACAGCGATGACCCCTGCAAGCAGTGCAAGAAGAGGTACGGCCGTGGCGACGTGTCTCTTTGCCGCTGGCATCACAAGCCGTATTGCCAGGCGCTGCCGTATGGCCCCGGGTACTGGATGTGTTGCCATGGCGCTCACAGGGATGCGCCTGGCTGCAATGTGGGTCTCCATGACAACCGCTGGGTACCAGCGTTCCATAGCATTAATGTGCCGATCTATAGGAGAAGCCTCATCGAcaattga
- the jmjd7 gene encoding bifunctional peptidase and (3S)-lysyl hydroxylase JMJD7, with the protein MESVKKRLNEFSLEAHDLYLSSSVPYLEQPPDPLHFYRDWIGPNKPCIIRNAFSHWPALSRWTPEYLREKVGSKVISVAVTPNGYADAVSGDRFVMPEERQMTFSSVLNVIEGKGELSGVFYVQKQCSNLLEELPELTDDVEPHVPWMSAALGKLPDAVNFWLGEASAVTSMHKDHYENLYCVISGEKNFILLPPTDRPFIPYGVYQPAVYRQRDDGEFEVIDRSDSEKVPWIPLDPLDPDLERYPQYRRAHPVHCSVKAGEMLYLPSLWFHHVRQSHGCTAVNFWYDMEYDIKYNYFQLLETLCEVTGT; encoded by the exons ATGGAGTCGGTGAAGAAACGTCTGAACGAGTTTTCACTGGAGGCTCATG ATCTGTATCTGAGCTCATCAGTTCCGTACCTGGAGCAGCCACCTGATCCGCTGCACTTCTACCGCGACTGGATTGGTCCAAACAAACCCTGCATCATCCGCAACGCCTTCAGCCATTGGCCGGCTCTGTCCAGGTGGACGCCAGAGTACCTGAG GGAGAAggtggggtcaaaggtcatcagTGTGGCAGTGACTCCGAACGGTTACGCAGACGCAGTGAGCGGTGATCGATTCGTGATGCctgaagagagacagatgacCTTCTCTTCTGTTCTCAATGTCATCGAGGGGAAG GGGGAGCTCTCTGGTGTGTTTTACGTTCAGAAGCAGTGCTCTAacctgctggaggagctgccGGAGCTCACAGACGACGTGGAGCCTCATGTTCCCTGGATGAGCGCCGCGCTTG gaaaGTTACCTGACGCTGTTAATTTCTGGCTCGGAGAAGCGAGCGCCGTCACCTCCA TGCACAAAGATCACTATGAGAATCTTTACTGTGTGATTTCTGGAGAGAAAAACTTCATCCTGCTGCCGCCCACAGACCGACCCTTCATCCCTTAcg GTGTGTATCAGCCGGCCGTTTATCGCCAGCGGGACGACGGCGAGTTTGAAGTCATCGATCGGAGCGACTCTGAGAAG GTCCCATGGATCCCACTGGACCCTCTAGACCCGGACCTGGAGCGGTACCCACAGTACCGGAGAGCTCATCCGGTCCACTGCAGCGTGAAGGCTGGAGAGATGCTGTATCTGCCATCGCTGTGGTTCCACCACGTCCGGCAGTCACATGGCTGCACCGCAG tgaacTTCTGGTACGACATGGAGTACGACATCAAGTACAACTACTTCCAGCTGCTGGAGACGCTGTGTGAGGTCACAGGGACGTGA